One region of Mycolicibacterium lutetiense genomic DNA includes:
- a CDS encoding condensation domain-containing protein encodes MRIGKITVGALDEWSLSPGSVTSWHPTAAAQETARNAPVSSVPVSYMQGQHLRNYSRRKAAGLNFSRQIIASCEVAGQCDISAMDHAVNTYLRRHDTFRSWFKEGDDGQFVRHAMENPSDIEFVPVDHGNLTVDEIHDHVVAIPNPLEWGCFTFGIIQNENHFTFFAAMDHVHGDATLIGTTMMEANGMYSAMSGSGQALTLPDAGSFDDFCIREREYTSALTLESPGVRAWIDFAENNRDGFPEFPLPLGNPNESTSSAWSTEVLLDPAQTERFEGACAAAGARFVGGLFACLGLVEHEFTGALTYYGLTPRDSRTAGDNFMTQGWFTGLIPITVPVAATSFSDAAWAAQQSFDSGLDMARVPYYRVLELAPWLNWPQPNFPVSNFLHGGAAPLNAILAAGDMGLANNIGMYPDNRFSYQLTIYIFRYGEGTVMAIMHPDNPVAEKSVTRYLEAMKSVSSRVADSGHWGRVA; translated from the coding sequence TTGCGGATCGGTAAGATAACTGTTGGCGCACTTGATGAATGGTCGCTGAGTCCTGGCTCGGTGACCTCCTGGCATCCGACGGCCGCGGCTCAGGAAACGGCAAGAAACGCACCGGTCAGCTCGGTGCCGGTTAGCTACATGCAGGGCCAACATCTGCGTAATTACAGCCGGCGTAAAGCTGCGGGATTGAACTTCTCACGGCAGATCATCGCTAGCTGTGAGGTTGCTGGGCAATGTGACATCTCCGCCATGGATCACGCGGTGAATACCTACCTGCGCAGGCACGACACATTCCGGAGTTGGTTCAAAGAAGGCGATGACGGCCAATTCGTCAGGCATGCAATGGAGAACCCGTCCGATATCGAGTTTGTGCCGGTCGACCATGGCAACTTGACCGTCGACGAAATTCACGATCACGTTGTGGCCATACCGAATCCCCTGGAATGGGGCTGCTTTACGTTCGGCATCATCCAGAACGAGAACCACTTCACTTTCTTTGCTGCGATGGATCACGTCCACGGAGACGCGACGTTGATCGGCACCACAATGATGGAAGCCAACGGAATGTATTCCGCGATGAGCGGCAGCGGTCAGGCCCTCACGCTTCCTGACGCCGGTAGCTTCGACGATTTCTGTATCCGCGAGCGTGAATACACATCGGCGTTGACCCTGGAATCGCCGGGCGTGCGTGCCTGGATCGACTTCGCCGAGAACAACCGGGACGGATTTCCGGAATTCCCACTGCCACTGGGTAATCCGAACGAGTCGACCAGCAGCGCCTGGTCCACTGAGGTCCTGTTGGATCCGGCGCAGACGGAGCGTTTCGAGGGTGCATGCGCGGCGGCCGGCGCCCGCTTTGTCGGTGGGTTGTTTGCATGCCTCGGCCTGGTGGAGCACGAGTTCACCGGTGCGCTCACGTATTACGGCCTCACGCCGAGGGATTCCCGCACAGCCGGCGACAATTTCATGACACAGGGTTGGTTCACCGGACTGATACCGATCACCGTTCCGGTGGCGGCGACCTCGTTCAGCGACGCCGCCTGGGCGGCGCAGCAGTCTTTCGATTCGGGCCTGGACATGGCAAGAGTTCCGTATTACCGCGTGCTGGAGTTGGCACCTTGGCTGAACTGGCCACAGCCGAACTTCCCGGTATCGAACTTTCTGCACGGTGGGGCTGCGCCGCTCAACGCCATCCTCGCGGCGGGTGACATGGGACTGGCGAACAACATCGGTATGTATCCGGACAACCGGTTCTCCTACCAATTGACGATCTATATCTTCCGGTACGGGGAGGGCACGGTCATGGCGATCATGCATCCCGACAACCCGGTCGCCGAGAAGTCGGTAACCCGCTACCTCGAGGCGATGAAATCGGTGTCGTCACGAGTTGCTGACAGCGGGCACTGGGGCCGGGTCGCGTAG